One part of the Bdellovibrio sp. KM01 genome encodes these proteins:
- a CDS encoding LLM class flavin-dependent oxidoreductase, protein MKTLSEVKYSILDLASIAQGKTVADSFRNSLDLARHAEEWGFNRYWLAEHHNLEGIASSATSVLIGYIAGGTKTIRVGSGGIMLPNHAPLVIAEQFGTLGTLYPGRIDLGLGRAPGTDGLTMRALRRNVNREPDFGEQVLELQGYFKESATADRVRAIPGAGVKVPFWILGSSLYSAQLAAVMGLPYAFAGHFAPDEMYDAVRLYRAGFQASEYLKEPYVMLGIQIVAADTDERAQKLSTTVMRRFLGIIRNQRVNLEPPVDSMAAYWTVQEEQLVKSRLATAVIGGPETVQRKLQEFVNILEPDELMIVSDQYEHTDRLRSFELISQLMRKS, encoded by the coding sequence ATGAAAACTCTCTCTGAAGTAAAATACTCCATCCTCGATCTCGCTTCTATTGCGCAGGGTAAAACTGTTGCGGACTCTTTTCGAAACTCTTTAGATCTCGCTCGCCATGCGGAAGAGTGGGGTTTCAATCGATATTGGTTGGCAGAACATCACAATCTGGAAGGCATTGCGAGCAGTGCGACTTCTGTTTTAATCGGCTACATCGCAGGCGGCACAAAAACCATTCGTGTCGGATCGGGTGGCATCATGCTGCCTAATCATGCTCCGCTGGTCATTGCAGAACAGTTCGGAACATTGGGCACGCTGTATCCCGGAAGAATCGATTTGGGCTTGGGACGTGCGCCAGGCACCGATGGTTTAACGATGCGAGCACTTCGTCGCAACGTAAATCGTGAACCCGATTTTGGGGAACAAGTTTTAGAACTGCAAGGTTACTTTAAAGAATCTGCGACAGCGGACCGTGTGCGTGCGATTCCTGGTGCCGGGGTGAAAGTTCCGTTCTGGATTTTAGGCTCCAGTCTTTACAGTGCGCAACTGGCAGCGGTGATGGGGCTTCCTTATGCCTTTGCAGGGCACTTTGCTCCCGATGAGATGTACGACGCTGTTCGCTTGTACCGCGCCGGTTTCCAAGCGTCAGAGTATTTGAAAGAACCCTATGTTATGTTGGGCATTCAAATTGTCGCGGCCGACACAGACGAGAGAGCACAGAAGCTTTCAACCACAGTGATGCGCAGATTCCTTGGTATCATTCGCAATCAGCGTGTGAACTTAGAACCGCCCGTTGATTCGATGGCGGCATATTGGACTGTGCAAGAAGAGCAATTGGTAAAATCGCGATTAGCCACGGCTGTGATCGGTGGGCCTGAAACGGTCCAGCGAAAACTTCAAGAATTCGTGAATATCCTTGAACCCGATGAATTGATGATTGTCTCAGACCAATACGAACATACAGATCGTCTGCGTTCCTTTGAGCTTATATCGCAGCTGATGCGAAAGTCCTGA
- a CDS encoding AraC family transcriptional regulator, whose amino-acid sequence MSPRQELKKRHPLESLGVKMARRGDIRVERLQERLNPKVPFPHKHDFYQIVIVHSSEGHHEIDFTTYPVKGSQVFLIKPGQMHGWKLSARSKGFVIEYTEESFDKDFMGKSKLAQHSRQVPDHFKIPKGNHIFSETFLEMMEVEFQHQGDNFEMCLQSYLSLILLEALRISKAADRQLAENDDVISQFTDLVEENFHEQHQVEFYAGKLGLTAKALSAKIQRVLGPSAKEYILNRCMLEAKRLLSYSELSISEIGYSLGFDDPNYFSRFLKKNMKISAGKFRKTPPKKKN is encoded by the coding sequence ATGAGCCCGCGACAAGAACTTAAAAAACGTCATCCCCTGGAATCACTCGGAGTGAAAATGGCTCGTCGTGGGGATATTCGTGTCGAGCGCCTGCAAGAGCGTTTAAACCCCAAAGTTCCATTTCCACACAAGCATGACTTTTATCAAATCGTGATCGTGCATTCCTCTGAAGGCCATCATGAAATTGATTTCACCACATATCCGGTGAAGGGCTCTCAGGTCTTTTTGATCAAGCCCGGGCAAATGCATGGTTGGAAACTTTCAGCACGCAGCAAAGGCTTTGTGATCGAATACACCGAGGAGTCTTTCGACAAAGATTTCATGGGTAAGTCCAAGCTTGCGCAACACAGTCGTCAGGTGCCGGATCATTTCAAAATTCCCAAGGGCAATCATATTTTCTCAGAAACCTTTCTGGAAATGATGGAAGTGGAATTTCAACATCAAGGCGATAACTTTGAGATGTGTCTGCAAAGCTATCTTAGCCTGATTCTGCTGGAAGCGCTTCGCATCAGCAAAGCAGCGGACCGTCAGTTGGCGGAAAACGACGACGTGATTTCGCAATTCACGGATCTGGTGGAAGAAAATTTCCATGAACAGCATCAGGTCGAATTCTATGCGGGAAAATTGGGACTGACCGCGAAAGCCCTATCAGCAAAGATCCAACGGGTATTAGGACCCTCGGCCAAAGAGTATATTCTGAATCGCTGCATGCTCGAAGCAAAACGATTGTTATCCTATTCAGAATTGAGTATTTCAGAGATTGGGTACAGTCTGGGTTTCGATGATCCGAACTATTTCAGCCGTTTTTTGAAAAAGAATATGAAGATCAGTGCAGGGAAGTTTCGTAAAACTCCCCCTAAAAAGAAGAACTAA
- a CDS encoding rhomboid family intramembrane serine protease, whose translation MEQVVWKRVRETWLSRKPSPLAGFISAVTVLILVIGAVCFWQGILHADQWMAASGEAVFQQKQVWRLWTTLVAHGDTGHLLNNLILFFVLGYLLVGYFGSWVFPVAAVFFGGITNYFVLLNYAPEVRLIGASGVVYWMGGAWLALYFMLDQKRSYVQRALRAGGVALGVFMPTSAFDPQVSYGAHLVGFILGVTFGLAYYLYRRSEFKKAIVYEYIVSEEDELSTSEQEFSGQLSHPHTNRHGHSSWN comes from the coding sequence GTGGAGCAGGTTGTTTGGAAGCGCGTTCGGGAAACGTGGCTCAGTCGCAAGCCATCGCCTTTAGCAGGATTTATATCGGCAGTGACGGTATTAATCCTGGTGATAGGTGCTGTTTGTTTCTGGCAGGGCATTTTACACGCAGATCAATGGATGGCCGCCTCGGGCGAGGCCGTCTTTCAGCAAAAGCAAGTTTGGCGTCTTTGGACGACCTTGGTTGCACACGGTGACACAGGTCACTTACTTAACAATCTTATTTTATTTTTTGTGCTGGGCTATTTGTTGGTCGGCTATTTTGGCTCGTGGGTTTTTCCCGTTGCCGCGGTTTTCTTTGGTGGCATCACCAACTATTTTGTTCTGTTGAATTATGCTCCTGAAGTGCGATTGATTGGAGCCTCCGGCGTTGTTTATTGGATGGGTGGAGCGTGGCTTGCACTCTACTTTATGTTGGATCAGAAAAGATCTTACGTGCAGCGAGCACTGCGTGCTGGGGGAGTGGCCTTAGGTGTGTTTATGCCAACCTCGGCATTTGATCCTCAGGTCAGTTATGGTGCGCATTTAGTGGGATTTATCTTGGGAGTGACTTTTGGCTTAGCCTACTACCTGTATCGTCGATCTGAATTTAAAAAAGCAATCGTGTATGAGTACATCGTTTCAGAGGAGGACGAACTGTCCACCTCTGAACAAGAATTCTCGGGCCAACTATCTCATCCACACACGAATCGGCATGGGCATTCCAGCTGGAATTGA
- a CDS encoding patatin-like phospholipase family protein translates to MTKKSGLVLSGGGARGAYQAGVLVAAYEIAQSSGVPLKFDFLSGVSAGAINASSLASNANDYKYATESLARLWSEVHFDQVFSTDSMTMGKIGIQWLKELSLGGIAGTTPGRGLLDTTPLRGLISRNMDYERVQVNIEQGHIDALCITSIDYAKSATTSFVQSKGDLGSWDKGRKRSEYSAITTEHIMASAAIPLIFPPIKVNERFFGDGAVRNHAPCSPVIYLGAEKLMVIGVRLQGSTAYDLHAGSTDTAPSLARVINTILNGVLLDAVEQDIEKLRRLNEYASAITPEQQKKVALRPLDFLFISPSEDIGEMAVQKAAKLPRIIRYLMKGLGSMQDASEIISYLMFDPTFCSDLIEIGRKDGYAHKEELIKFLLK, encoded by the coding sequence ATGACTAAAAAATCAGGATTAGTTCTTTCCGGCGGCGGCGCACGCGGTGCCTATCAAGCAGGTGTTCTGGTCGCTGCTTATGAGATCGCGCAGTCATCTGGTGTTCCTCTGAAATTCGATTTTCTTTCTGGTGTGAGTGCCGGCGCGATCAATGCAAGTTCCCTGGCCAGTAATGCCAACGATTATAAATACGCGACGGAATCCCTGGCTCGCCTGTGGAGTGAAGTGCATTTTGATCAGGTGTTCTCAACGGACTCGATGACGATGGGTAAAATCGGCATTCAGTGGTTGAAAGAACTTTCCCTGGGTGGCATCGCTGGAACAACTCCGGGTCGTGGTCTTTTGGATACGACTCCCCTGCGTGGTTTGATCAGTCGTAATATGGATTATGAGCGCGTGCAGGTGAATATTGAGCAAGGTCATATCGATGCTCTTTGCATCACTTCTATCGATTACGCAAAATCAGCAACAACATCATTCGTGCAAAGCAAAGGCGACCTTGGTTCATGGGACAAGGGCCGCAAGCGCAGCGAATACAGTGCGATCACGACAGAACACATTATGGCTTCTGCCGCGATTCCACTGATCTTTCCTCCGATCAAAGTGAATGAAAGATTCTTTGGTGATGGTGCTGTTCGTAATCACGCCCCCTGCAGTCCGGTGATTTATCTGGGCGCAGAAAAGTTAATGGTCATCGGTGTGCGCCTGCAAGGCTCCACTGCTTATGACTTGCATGCAGGCAGCACAGACACGGCTCCAAGCTTGGCTCGCGTGATTAATACAATCTTAAATGGTGTATTGCTGGATGCAGTTGAACAGGATATCGAAAAACTTCGCCGACTGAATGAATACGCATCTGCGATCACGCCGGAACAACAAAAGAAAGTGGCACTTCGTCCCTTGGACTTTTTGTTCATCTCCCCGTCTGAAGACATCGGTGAAATGGCCGTGCAAAAAGCCGCAAAGCTTCCACGCATCATTCGCTATTTGATGAAGGGACTTGGCAGCATGCAGGACGCCAGTGAAATCATCAGCTATTTGATGTTTGATCCAACATTCTGCTCGGATCTTATAGAAATCGGTCGCAAAGATGGCTATGCTCACAAGGAAGAATTAATTAAATTCCTTTTGAAATAG
- a CDS encoding exo-beta-N-acetylmuramidase NamZ domain-containing protein, with protein sequence MKLGIEVLLSDAKMLKSLKGKRVGLVCHPASVNENLEHSLDLLAKKIKLSCAFGPQHGVRGDKQDNMIESPDFIDPVHKIPIFSLYGEVRRPTAEMMKHFDVLLFDLQDLGCRIYTFITTLLYVMEECAKLDKTVIILDRPNPAGRPVEGFRMLPGWESFVGAAPIPMRHGLTVGELALYFAEYYEMDLELQVVKMKGYAPNKAPGFGWDIKRAWVNPSPNAASLNMARAYPGTVLIEGTTLSEGRGTTRALEVIGASDIDFSEVLTRMKKKAPQWHKGVTLRECYFEPTFHKHVGKLCHGFQFHTDTTTYKHEAFKPFRLTALMLKVIREMHPNYPIYRDFAYEYVKDRLAFDVINGGPALKNWIEDKKSTPQDLDKAMSKDEKSWEKERKKYLLYK encoded by the coding sequence ATGAAACTTGGTATTGAAGTTTTGCTTTCCGATGCAAAAATGTTGAAGTCCCTGAAAGGAAAGCGTGTTGGTTTGGTTTGCCACCCTGCCAGCGTAAATGAAAATCTTGAGCACAGCCTGGATCTTCTGGCAAAAAAAATTAAACTGTCTTGTGCATTCGGCCCCCAACATGGTGTGCGTGGAGACAAGCAAGACAATATGATCGAAAGCCCCGACTTTATCGATCCTGTTCATAAAATTCCTATCTTTAGCTTGTACGGCGAGGTGCGCAGACCCACCGCGGAAATGATGAAGCACTTTGATGTTTTACTTTTCGATCTTCAGGATTTGGGTTGCCGTATTTATACCTTCATCACGACTTTGCTGTATGTGATGGAAGAATGCGCGAAGCTTGATAAGACGGTCATCATTTTGGATCGTCCGAATCCGGCAGGTCGCCCGGTTGAGGGTTTCCGCATGCTACCAGGTTGGGAATCTTTCGTAGGGGCCGCTCCCATTCCAATGCGCCACGGTCTGACTGTGGGCGAGCTAGCGCTATATTTCGCTGAATACTATGAAATGGATCTAGAACTTCAGGTTGTTAAAATGAAGGGCTATGCACCTAACAAAGCTCCCGGTTTTGGTTGGGACATAAAACGAGCTTGGGTGAATCCATCACCGAACGCAGCTTCACTGAACATGGCACGTGCCTATCCCGGAACAGTTTTGATCGAAGGCACGACATTATCTGAAGGGCGTGGAACGACACGCGCATTGGAAGTGATCGGGGCTTCGGATATCGATTTCTCTGAAGTTTTGACCAGAATGAAAAAGAAAGCTCCACAATGGCACAAAGGTGTCACTTTGCGTGAGTGCTATTTTGAACCGACATTCCACAAACATGTTGGTAAACTTTGTCACGGCTTCCAATTCCATACAGATACGACGACCTATAAGCACGAAGCGTTTAAGCCATTCCGCCTGACCGCTTTGATGTTAAAAGTAATTCGTGAAATGCATCCGAACTATCCAATCTATCGTGATTTTGCTTACGAGTACGTTAAAGACCGCTTGGCATTTGATGTGATCAACGGTGGACCCGCATTGAAAAATTGGATCGAGGATAAAAAATCCACTCCTCAGGATTTGGACAAAGCAATGTCTAAGGACGAAAAAAGTTGGGAAAAAGAGAGAAAGAAATATCTTCTCTACAAATAA
- a CDS encoding transposase: MKQQTFLPLQTHWKYRHCHGGTLRKSSKGRGARPLSTKDPIHLVFKLNKSSVRGGLRHPRSFWLMTRLIKKYAAKFFVKVEQFSVQTDHVHLLIRGGRRSQVQSFMRVVAGQFVQRLTDTFDSKNEGPKVWRHRPFSRVVKGYKAYGIVRDYIQLNECEANGRAYSKTRLRGLSQEELRNLWV; this comes from the coding sequence ATGAAGCAGCAAACATTCTTACCTCTTCAAACTCATTGGAAGTATCGCCATTGCCATGGTGGGACACTTCGCAAATCTTCCAAAGGCCGTGGTGCGCGACCCCTTTCGACCAAGGATCCCATTCATCTTGTTTTCAAACTCAACAAATCTTCTGTGCGAGGCGGGCTTCGTCATCCTCGCAGTTTTTGGCTGATGACTCGTTTAATAAAAAAGTATGCTGCCAAATTCTTTGTGAAAGTTGAGCAGTTTTCTGTGCAGACCGATCATGTTCATCTGTTGATTCGGGGTGGGCGTCGGTCGCAAGTGCAAAGTTTTATGCGGGTGGTGGCGGGGCAGTTTGTTCAGAGGTTGACCGATACCTTCGATTCAAAGAACGAGGGGCCGAAGGTTTGGAGGCATCGACCTTTTAGCCGCGTGGTTAAAGGTTACAAGGCTTATGGGATCGTCAGGGACTATATCCAGCTAAACGAGTGTGAAGCCAATGGTCGGGCTTATTCGAAAACTCGTCTGCGGGGATTAAGTCAGGAGGAGCTGAGGAACCTTTGGGTCTAG